In Montipora capricornis isolate CH-2021 chromosome 4, ASM3666992v2, whole genome shotgun sequence, the DNA window CCATCACTGAGGGAGGTGGAAACTACTGTGAAGAGCTGCCCATTTCACGATAGAGCTGGACATAGTTTGGAAGAATGTAAAGCCTTTGCTGCGAAGTCGCTTGAAGAAAAGACAGAGTGGATTTCTAAGGCCAAACTTTGCTTTCCGTGCTTTTCAGGAGAACATCAAGCCAGCAACTGCAAATGCCAGATAAAGTGTAGCACCTGCGGAGACAGTCGCCATCCAGCACTGCTTCACAAAGAAAAACGGCCCACCACCACAAGGAGTGGACACAGTGAACACTCGTTGCACATCTGCATGTAACGCCAATGGAGGTTGTGTCATGCAGCAAGATAGTACTCGTCAACGTGCATTCACAGAGAATACCAAGCCCAGCCCAACGCGTACATGCTATTATCGATGAGCAAAGCAACTCGTCTCTCATCAGCAGCGAGCTAGCCGACGAACTTGGCGCCAAAGGTCCCCTTGAGAAATACTACCTCTCCACGTGCAGTAGCAACAGAGAAGTGAAGTATGGTCGTCAAGTGACAGGAACCACTATACGGGGCACCGTGGGCCCAACGTCTTTCCCTAGGGTGGACCATAACTGGACAGATGTGTCTGGATCTTGCAAGCGGACCAGCTCACGCACTCACATGCTGCACCAATCTCCTCCCAGCCAACCAGATAGCTACACTGGAACGCCGCTCTAGCCAGCAGGAGACCGGAATCTATGAGCTTGTGCCATGTCCTAACAGCTTCAAAATTACGGAGACTCTCTCCCAGCGAGAAGAGTACCTAAAAGAAAACGTCTTTTACACCAGCCAGGAAGACAATGAGATAAGCCTATCGTGTGAGGATCGGAAGTTTCTTGAGGTAATGGAGAGTGGTGTTCATAGAAATGAAAGCGGTAATTTGGAGATGCCACTCCCTTTTCGCCAGAAGAACGTGAAGATGCCTAACAACCGCATCCAGGCTGTAAACCGCCTGTATGGTCTTCTCTGCACACTGAGGAAGAAGCCCCAAAAGGAAAAGTACTACTTCGCATTCATGGAGAAGATCCTAAGCAAAGGTCACGCATCCCCAGTCCCACCAGACGAACTCAAACCGAAGGAAAGGCCTGGAGAAGTGTGGTATCTTCCACACTTCAGGGTATATCACCCGAAGAAACCTACGCAAATTCGAGTTGTGTTTGACTCGTCAGCCGAGTACGAAGGAGTATCGCTCAATAAAGAGCTGCTGCCCGGTCCTGACATGATGAACAGCCTATTGAGGGTCTTAATACGTTTCAGGAGAGAGAATACCGTCGTGATGTGTGACATAGAACAAATGTTCCACTCCTTCCTCTGGTTCGAAGGGAACACTACTGGGAAACCCATTATCGAGTACCGGATGAATGTCCATCTCTCTGGCAATGGTCCTAGCCCAGCCGTAGCCACATTTGGTTTGAGGAAGACTGCATCCGACGGTGAGGAGGAGTTTGGCAAGGCTGCCACGAATTTCGTCCACTGTAACTTCTATGTCGACGACGGCCTGATTTCACTTCCCACTGCTGAACAAGCCATTGACCTGGTCACCACAACACAAGCCATGCTCGCCACCGCTAATTTAAGACTGCACAAGGTGGTTTCCAACTCCGTGGAGGTTATGGAGGCTTTCCCAAATGAAGACAGAGGAAAAGACTTGCACAACCTCGACTTACGTCATGACAGTTTACCACCTCAATGGTCACTTGGTGTATACTGGAACCTCGAACAAGACATTTTCACCTTCAAAGTTGATCTCCCCGAAAAGCCGTTCACGCGAAGAGGCGTACTATCCATAGTGAACTCCATCTACGATCCACTTGGTTTAGCAGTTCCTGTCCTGTTAGAGGGTAGACTATTACTCCTAGAGTTAGTCATTATGGGCAAAAGGAAGAATGACAACAAGCCCCTTGGATGGGACGATCCTCTTCCCGACGCACAATCGCTCCAGTGGAAGCAATGGCGAGGTTCCTTACCCGATCTAGAGAAAATGGCTGTCCGTCGCTGTTACCACCCAAAGGATTTTGGCAGCATCACACAGGCAGAGATCCACACATTCTCCGACGCGAGTCAAGAGTAGCCCCAGTACAGGTTACTACCATTCCTCGCCTAGAGCTTTGTGCGACCGTTTTAGCTGTGCAAGCCGGCACTAGAAGTCTTAAGGAGATCGACATGAAGATCGATGACATCACATACTATACAGATTCAAAGGTCGTGCTTGGCTACATTCAGAACAGCAGCCGTAGATTCTACGTCTACGAGGGCCAACCGCATTCAATTAATCCGGAAACTTTCCAGCCCTCAGCAGTGGAGATATATCAATACCAGCCAGAATCCTGCAGATCTCGCCACACGCCGCCTCTCTTCCCCCGACCTGACCGGATCCGACTGGATATAACAGGGCCGAGCTTTCTCAGGAGCCAAGCCAGTATACTACCAAAAGAGGAAGAGGAAATTCCCCTGGACGTGCATAATCCAGAAGTACGCAAAGAAGTTTTGGCCCATACTAGGGACATCGAAGAATGCTGTGGCCTTGGCACTGAAAGGTTCTCACGTTTCTCAAGCCTTGCCTCTCTGCAACGTGCCATCGCCAGTCTGATTGTGACGGTGAAAGAATTTCTACACCGTAAAAGGAAACCGCAAGATTGAAAAGAGCTCATGACAGTATCCCTGAACAACAGACCTCGTAGCCCCACTGTATTGGAGCAGCAGCAGGTCATTGTTGTTATCATAAGAGCCACCCAAGGAGAAGCCTTCAGGGAGGACCTCAGGCTACAGCATCGTGCCCATACCGTTACAGAAGAAAACCACAGCGAATGTAACAGAGAGAAAAAAACGCAATTTGAAGAATTCAGCTCTCTACCGCCTAGACCTGTTTATTGATGATGATGGTTTATTGCGTGTTGGTGGATGCCTGCGACGTTCACACTCAGGATACGGAGAGAAACATCCTGTGCTGATACCAAAGGGGCATCATTTAGCTAAGTTAACAGTACGCCACTACCACAATCAAGTTCATCATCAAGGGCGGCAGATAACACACGGTACCATCCGCCAAGCTGGATAATGGGTCGTTAACGGAAGTCACACAGTTTCAAGAGAGCTAAGCTCCTGTGTCGTCTGCAAGAAGCTGCCCGGACCCCTTTTGGAGCAACATATGGCTGACTTACCCGTTGACAGAACAGAAGCCCCCCCACCATTCACCCACGTTGGCTTTGATGTGTTTGGTCCTCGGTTAATTCACACCCGCAAGACAAGAGAGGAAGTCGCTTCCTCAAAGCGTTGGGGGCTTGTCTTCACCTGTCTCAGCTGCAGAGCCACCCATATTGAGGTTCTCGAATCCATGGACACAAGCTCCTTCATTTGTGCATTGAGGCGCTTCTTTGCAATCCGTGGCCCTGCGTCGATGCTGAGATGTGATCGGGGTACAAATTTCATCGGAAGGAAATCTGAACTGGATGATGCAATGAGAGAGCTGGACCAACCCAGTTTAGAGCACTACACCAAAGGGAAGGGCTGCGAGTGGCTTTTCAATCCGCCTCATGCCTCACACTACGATTTGCTGACATGCTGCATGACGGCGCCAGTTTCTGTGGATTCGCAAGTTAAAAAACTAATGCCTTCAAACTTCCTGTCAAAAATTTTCAGTTACTGATAATGTTAAAACAGAAAAGCTAATTAACATGTAAAAGTATAGTTTACGTACAGGTTTGTAAGCTGGAAGCATGAATACTCTTAGCTGACAATTGCACTTGCCTGCTGATTTATTCAGCTTTGTCATAAACAAATTCTCCTCTGCTACTAGCGACTGATTGCaatatttccgctgatgaatgaaAGTAGATGGCATTTACCTCTTTGTTGAACGCAAATATTTCAGGAGTCTCTGAAGTAGTGTGCGTTGACTCTAGATGGTGGACAAAACATtgacccagtccatggactaccccgatggactacccaaatggacccTAAAagtactatttcgaatgagtactgttgatctatgtgtaagcagcatctcaaatagtgcttacgtaagcctcaacacccattttaaacagcattgttcaacagtattgaagtctaagcacccattttaaaaaggttagttttcgattagTGTTGTGATGGCTGATTACTTCATGTAcggtaagtgaagtgaaaccaTGGCCGTATGAATGAAAATTATCAAGGTGCAATGTAACTACTataatcaattcagttctttcaGTAGCACTCAATCAAAATCGTATTTTTAAGAGTTAGtccattttagggtagtccatttgggtagtccatggactgggggtcagtgttttgtccaccacctTGACTCTAACACATTTTGGCAGttaattgcaaaatatttgGTGGCTGAGAAACTCGTATGCTCAAATGCACCCAACTGTAATGCGTTACAAGCCCTAGCCTGCAAAATGTTTTCTTCAGAGACTCTTAACTCTGTCAATCACTGCCCCATCCTTCCCCGTGATAACTTGGGGCCATGTCCAGCCTTGTCTGATGACTGTGAAATACACAAACCACAGTAAATGGCATTTCCCATCAAATGGAACAGTGGAAATTTCCTTACCTTTTgctaaattttccagtttccagtctctcatcagccgaaaacaattgcaaatggTAAGTGCCATTTTGTTGGGCTGGTTTGCTGATTTAGGGAAAACTGTTACCATTATTCACTCCTCATCCCAACCGGTTTATTCTGAaaaaatggtaagcacccctaatTTCCTCGAAACTAGAAGTCCAAACATGTTTCTCCCCTAACCATTTTCTTGTCTGCAGCTTGGAGATTCTACGGAATCTTTAATTGACACTTATCACTATAACATGACACAATGTgttacatttactgtaatgctAATAATCGTTTATTTGACGGAAATCCCACACAAGTACGCGTTGCGAACCTatatttttgtcttgctagcaacagtGATAAAGGGGGCGGGGGGAGAGGGGCTGCAGCGTGAGAGCTAATaagtaaattaataacgccccaagaggGTGAAGTGTCttcactatttttgcaacttgtctgattgattgcaaatATTTTGCCAGTGCGGATTTGAATCCCATAGGGAAAATTGTCAACGTAGAgaagcaggaactaaagaaacaatcgttagatatcgtataagctctgaaacatttcacaaGTTTGCAAacgaagtgcaaagcacattgtatcaaacacgaaaggatatttaacaattattcctcgagcccgaatgggctctgagtcaatagcccatgaggccgaaggccgaatgggctattgactcagaggccatgagggcgagaggaataattgttttagtaaaatccaactagttggtcaaaaaaatatcgagacaaaacatctttcgctagttaaagctagactttaactgtttttttggttttcaaagccggcgcttttcgctactagtgggctataacaaatagcctactagtagctcaaccaatcagaacgcagcattgataatataccactagttggattttactaataataattattattgacataCGGTGGCATCGATTCTcaagtgtttggacttatcatcgctaacagaagactccgtaccaaatactaaggcaagcaaagtattttgcaccaCAGATCTGATGCTCtgaaagttacacatggctcgtagtatgtaacacaataccatttattgttttCCTTGGTGACCTCAAAAGTCGTGGTGACGTGAAGATCGTATCTTCCagcaaacagcacaattcaactagtactttatTTTCTATTCAATCCAAGACATTACCAGATGATTCATAATAAAgttcacacagttagaaatcctgtacatatcgtctataccaacggtctaccatcgcaacagcaggaaatatgatatcatattattttgtCAGCGAAAAGTTGTCatagaccgtgtagaccgtttcatataaaggtcataatgtgtagccggaacaaatttgttcacttttgtaacTCAATGTAAAACAcatctcgcaaaggatttagcacaATCAGGTGGTTTCTTTTGATCACTGTGCTCAGTcggtcattccaaagaacatggaattagcctgtacccgcCACGTtacttagaagacttgctacTAAGCGTTAGCAATCCCTTCTCTAGAAGCAGACTAACCCAACAGCAGTAGgtaatgttacaaatggacctctatgaaaatgtatctttgtataacaatgttctctaacaattgatttttcggaaagcggattttccctttaaatggcatgcgatcgcagttaaaggagaggtaaTGTTCGTTTCGCATACgcaaacaacagctaattttgTACATGTTGCGTGtgttttagatgtcatgtgtcgaccaAAATATACTTGTTTAAGgtaaattatttcgaaatcggttccaggatatttctgCCGTACTGCAAAAAGCGAAGGGATGGAAATCACACcctattttcctattttcgacttgactcacagaaagcactgaaatggcttCAAATTGCATCATACCGAACACCACAAAGCACACAGTAATTTTCACATACGATTTTGTGTCGGAGTGTCCAAGAAGGGGATTTTGTAGAGATTGAAGTCACCCATAACCAAATGACAGCAATACATGTACACAACAAGCTATGTAATCTCATCTCCAACGTGCAAGAACTCAAGATCGAGCGAGGGATTGAAACCGTGAGAGCTATTCGTCAGTGGAAAAAggatacaaaagaaaaattcgCTCCGTGGACACTGCAGATGGGAAAGATCGAAAACGCCAtcagagacaaaagaaaatccAAGACGAAATCGACCAAAAGAAAGCCCACCAACAGAGTGTGAGATTTATGTCATCAAGAAGAGTTGTGTATGTTCACTGACCCCCCACTGCAGCCACTGCTCTGGGACATTATGGTGAGAGCATGCATGTCTACAAACCTACTCCTTGGTTACATAGAGAAAGCATTTCTGCAGATAGGTGTTAAAGAAGAAGAcagagtaagtaagtaagtaagtaagtaagtaagtaagtaacaactttatttatagagggTAACACACAACAGTTAAAAACTGACAAACCAGTGGCCCTCTATCCTGAGTTAAAAATTACGTACTAATTACACgtgagataataaaaaaattacaaaatagaaaacagctaaaaatttaagaatatggaaaaaagttttaaaaaatctaaATCTAAAAATGCAACTAAGAACTAAGTCAAGAGTTCTTGGCTaccaaatattttttaacagaGGATCTAAAAGAGCCAATGGAGTCTTTCTTGCGAATGTCTAAAGGGATACTGTTCCACAGTTTTGCTCCATTGGCTTGGAAAGTTCGCCCCCCTTCCGTTTCTCTGTTATAGGATGGGCACACTAAGTTATATTTCTCATAGCGACTGGTTCTGGTGTGTCGATCTGAGTTCCTCGTTAGAAGTTCGTTATATAGTtagaacatttattttcatcttTGATGAGCCTAAATATTAAACTAGCCCTTTTTAGGTTTAGCTCTTCCTTAAGCAGCAGCCAATCAAGTCGTCTAAAAAGCAACTCGCTCCTTTCACCGATATCTGCATGTAAGATTACTCGAGCTGCTCGCTTTTGCAGCTTGGATACGCCGTTTACGTTCTCTTCTGATGGAGTACACCATGCACATGAGCCATACAGCATTATTGGCTTGATCACGGCGTTGAAATAAAGCTTACGCTCTGCGAGAGGCAGGTTATGCCTTATCTTCTTTAGCACCGCAATACGTTGTGACATTTTTTAGaaatgtgaccctccacgggaaaacagtgaataaagTGATCGCACGCGCACAGCACAGTCCTAACATGTTCGCACGATACTTGTCTAACACACTTAGCGTGcgcatatgcaaaaaaaaaaacaaaagaaatagagtagCGTGATTGTGCCCTTTGTTAACTGTGTGTTAACAGGGCAGACCTTTGTGTTTTGACACGCAAGTTTAAcacggtaaatttctttgtccttaacacggtagctctgtgctttttcttcaaacacggtttGGTCATTAACCCAACACAGAGTAGTTTAACATCGTTTATTATAAGCAAGATGAAAGCTTAATCGAAGATAAGGAAATTCGTTTGCGTGCGTActtgatttgtcaacaaaaagatgttgaaaattacgcagtcaccttgcaattgagtaacagatgttcatttccatcaccagcagcatcttctgttcgatgtttatcaatgatttgCCGATGGTCGGTCGGCCCACTGAGCCAAAAACTCCATTGCCCTTTCTTGCATGCTTGATTTACAGTGAGCTAAACAGCAGGATTTTTATGAAATAGCTGCGGGTTCTTTGCTCGAATGTAacgtttatataatttgcacttcccagaaaaacaagctacGCTCGCGCAATTAAGCAAGGTCCATGCGCTGTACAAGACGTTCCTCGAACTTCGACGaaacaatcttttttttgttcGGAGACAACGTACTTCGATTTATTCTTAACAACGTGACGAGCAAAAAAATTGGAGTCACATGTCACTCAATCGAATCTTGAAAGAGGAATGATACAATTAAGTCTTGATTAGTCGGCCTTCTCTCGAATTTTGCGGGCAATGCTCTCTCTCACGCTAAATTATTTGGGGTAAGTCGAGTTCCACAGCCCcaacgtgtcacaaagcaaCCCAACTTCAAACCGATACACTGGCCTCTTGCGCTACTTTCCGATATGACAGACCGTGTGGACGATGGAAAAGCTGTcatttttgaactgaactctCTTACGGAAACAAACCAGCCGTTGTCACTTTGGTCGAGTGAGACTGTGTCTGCAAGCTGCGATAGCCAGAAAAACAGAGGGACGATTTCGCCTTCAGTAACGGCGAAATGGTTTAGATAGACTAACAGTAGAATGTGATATTCCGATTTTCGTGGTTGCGAATTTTATTTGGGGTCAGTAAGGTGGAATAGCTgctaaatttgcattaattttgtcaaagtatcaCGCGGCTGGTGCATTCTTGAAGTTTTGCGTGAAATTGTCTCAGATCTTGCTGCCCTTCTCAGGGCCAAAAGACCtcaggaaaaaaattacttaggcgtttctgtgagcgaagttggataactttcgacttgtgctgaatgaaacttttcttcaatattccttTGGCCGGTGTTCACATAAGAGAACTCGATCGTCTCTGCTTGCgtgacttcaattaaacaaacttAATTGCGTTGACGAGGTCATTCTTTtagtgtcggtagttccttcatttcaatggtttttctttctgtttttgaaacatgccattgtgattttgaaaaaagattCCCTGCAAAGATTTCTCAACGTGGGCTCCATAGAATTATTAACGCAAAGGCACACAAGAAGTTTATAGTTTATGTGACGTGGGCTCGATAGAATTATTaattcatcgtgttacaagttgACACGTTAAGCCTGTAAGCGGACGCAAAGCTCATCGCACGctcttttattttgagcgtgtgtgaaaaacaaaggcttcaagtttAATGAGGTAGGCTACTAACACGCAGCTAAGGTGTTGAGTcacgctccttttgtttcaacgtgcTAACGTGCCGTGCGAGTGCattcaccttattcactgttttcctgTGGAGGGTCACAAATGTCATCTATGTGCTCAGTAAAACTCAAGTGATTGTCTAATTTTACTCCAAGTAGTTTATGTGAAGTTATTTGCTCAATCTCGCTATTGTTGCATGATAATTTAAACTTTGTGTCTGGAGCTTTCTTTTGCAGTCGCTTGCCAGTTACAAGAAGACTTAGAGGCATTAAGCACCATCTTGTTGTCGGATGTCCAGTCTGCAATCTTGTTTATGTCATCTTGGAGCCTCTGCTGAATTGCAGGTAGATCTGAGACTACAGCGGAAGTGCTTAAAGTAGTATCATCTGTGTAAATGTCAACAGTTGACTGAGAGACTGAGTTTGGGAGATCATTTACAAAGATGACGAATAACAGTGGCCCCAGGACCGATCCTTGCAGAACACCATGTGTGATCGGTCTGTATTCTGATTGCACTCCGCCAATAGTAACTGAGCTCCTTCTTCCCTTTAAGTAGCTCGTTAAGAGCATCAGTTCCTTTGATGTTATACCGTATGCCTCGAGCTTGGACAGGAGTATATCGTGGTCAATTAAGTCGAAGGCCTTCTTGTAATCCACAAATACCAGCCCACTGACTTGGTCTTCGGAAACCAGACTGCAAGGTGTACAACAAGTTGTTGTTCCTCATGTAGCTATACAGGGCTTGGTGAACATGTTTCTCAAAAATTTTTGATAGTACTGGAAGTACTGAGATTGGACGATAATTATTCTTGTTGTCTTTGCTTCCTTGCCCCTTGTATATAGGCGTAACTTTGGCAGTTTTCCATGCAGACGGGAAAGTGCCTATATCAATGCAGTGGTCGAGAGATGCTTTCAGATTTCTCTTCAATGTCAAAGGAGAAGAGCGGCATCTGAGGTTCATGCGAGTACCTTTTGGAGTGGAAGCCAGTCCTTTTGTGTTACAAGCCACTCTGCAGAATCACCTTCAGCAGCAaggaacagagcacagtcagaGCATTGAAGGAGAACACCTATGTCAACAGCCTTATGCAAATGGCAGGAGATCAGGGGCAGCTGGTGAAATATAAAAAAGAGAGCACTGAAATCCTCGAGAATGCTAGGTTTCCAGTTCATAAGTAGGAATCAAATGTTGGATCTCTGGAGAGCGAGAACATGCCGAACCCTAGTAAGATTCTGGGACACATATGGAACAAGGAAGAAGACAATCTGGAGTTCGCAGCAAAGCCTTTCGCTGAAGATCAACCTGTGACCAAGCGGACTATCCTCAGCTACTTGGGAGCTATCTATGATCCGCTCGGGATAGTCTCACCCACTATGGCACAAAGGAAGCATATCTATCGACAAGCCTGTGATGAGAAGAAGGGGTGGAATGCAGAGGTCTCCAGCCAGTTGAGAGATGAGTGATTTAAATGGACAAAGCAACTTAAGACTGTTGAGAGACCCAGAAGCGTAGTCACTTTAATTGGAGAGATTACGGGAGTGCATCTTCATCTCTTTGCAGATACTAGTAACCTAGCATACTGTGAGGCAGCAGTTGCAGTTGTGGAACAACAAGAGGGTATGTCTAAGGGTCTGCTAACTTCGAAGTCGTGAATATCAAAGAGAAACACTTCTATAGCAAGACTAGAACTTGTCAGTGGCCATATGGCGGCAAACATGGCAAAGAACCTGCATGGTGCTCTGCAATGTTGGCCCATCAGTTCTACTACCATTTGGATGGACAGCGTGGTTGCGCTGTAATGGCTGACTAATCCCCCAAAGGCATGGAAAGTGTTTTTGGCCAACAGAGTGAGAAAGATAGCAGAAGCCACCAGTGAGATTGGGATTACTTGGAAGTACGTTccaacacatacatgtatgaactTGGCAGACCTTGGAAGTAGAGGGCCGACCACTGCAAAGATGGAGAGAGGAAACTGGCTGACTGGCCCTAACTGGCTATTGGATGAAAGGCAGTGGCCACAGCAGCCAAAGTTGAAatgtgaccctatttgggaaaacCGTGCTTAACAAAAATAGCgttgtaatgcattttcaatgcattttaaatGCGTTGATAATGCATTACAACATGTTGATAATGGTTCTCAAGCATTTGTAATGT includes these proteins:
- the LOC138044784 gene encoding uncharacterized protein; the encoded protein is MEKILSKGHASPVPPDELKPKERPGEVWYLPHFRVYHPKKPTQIRVVFDSSAEYEGVSLNKELLPGPDMMNSLLRVLIRFRRENTVVMCDIEQMFHSFLWFEGNTTGKPIIEYRMNVHLSGNGPSPAVATFGLRKTASDGEEEFGKAATNFVHCNFYVDDGLISLPTAEQAIDLVTTTQAMLATANLRLHKVVSNSVEVMEAFPNEDRGKDLHNLDLRHDSLPPQWSLGVYWNLEQDIFTFKVDLPEKPFTRRGVLSIVNSIYDPLGLAVPVLLEGRLLLLELVIMGKRKNDNKPLGWDDPLPDAQSLQWKQWRGSLPDLEKMAVRRCYHPKDFGSITQAEIHTFSDASQE